A genome region from Roseofilum capinflatum BLCC-M114 includes the following:
- a CDS encoding Uma2 family endonuclease: MVALSESYFISPEEYLDMEENNKIRHEYIDGELYAMTGGTDRHNIIGGNLYMLIRNHLRGTDCQVYFNDVKARIEKRNRFYYPDLMVTCDPRDRETPVHKGFPKLIIEVLSPGTEAFDRGDKFNDYDTLETLEEYVLVNTNKQRVDIFRRNGQSGWYFQAYTPDGETFPLQSLGLTVSFSDLYESIENE; this comes from the coding sequence ATGGTTGCGCTTTCTGAATCCTATTTTATCAGTCCGGAAGAGTATCTGGACATGGAAGAGAACAATAAGATTAGACATGAATATATTGATGGGGAGCTGTATGCAATGACAGGGGGAACGGATCGCCATAATATAATTGGTGGTAATTTGTATATGTTGATCCGTAATCACTTGCGAGGAACGGATTGTCAGGTGTATTTCAATGATGTTAAGGCGCGTATAGAAAAACGGAATCGGTTTTATTATCCCGATTTAATGGTGACTTGCGATCCCAGAGACCGAGAAACTCCGGTGCATAAGGGATTTCCTAAGTTAATTATTGAAGTTTTGTCTCCCGGTACGGAGGCTTTTGATCGCGGGGATAAGTTTAATGATTATGATACTTTGGAGACGCTGGAAGAATATGTGCTGGTGAATACGAACAAGCAGCGTGTAGATATTTTCCGGCGCAATGGTCAATCGGGATGGTATTTTCAGGCTTATACCCCCGATGGGGAAACCTTTCCGTTACAGAGTTTGGGGTTAACGGTATCGTTTTCCGACTTGTATGAATCAATTGAGAATGAATAG
- a CDS encoding transketolase C-terminal domain-containing protein, producing the protein MTIIADNFAIDINSYKPLALDPSQSTLTDEQREALKYNIQLCRDTLIFFTATGAAKGVGGHTGGPYDTVPEVMILDAFFRGAPDKFVPIFFDEAGHRVGTQYLMSVLNGDMPAEKLLHYREAHHHLPGHPELGLTPGVKFSSGRLGHMWPYVNGVALANPGKTVFCLGSDGSQQEGNDAEAARLAVAQYINVKLIIDDNDVTIAGNPSKYLPGFSVAQTLAGHGVKILEGNGEDIDDLYSRLCEAVNTPGPVAVINKRPMCPGIEGLEGSNHGHDVISLKLALEYLEKRGHTAAVEYLKSIEKPSQSYTFLGSSDKLGSNRNVFGEAVVSILGRMSEDERKQNVLCVDNDLEGSCGLNKIHAAHPEIFVSGGIMERGNLSAAAGFGMEKGKQGIFATFSAFLEMCISEITMARLNYSNLLCHFSHAGIDDMADNTCHFGINNLFADNGLDDGYETRVYFPADANQMKACVETVFPQPGLRFIFSTRSKVPFLLGSDGKELYGEGYTFTPGKDEVVREGTAGYIVSFGDGLYRALDAVERLKQEGIDVGLINKSTLNVIDEEMMTKVGNSPFVLVVESFNRKTGLGSRFGSWLLERGLTPKFAHLGVHKEGCGGLWEQFPYQGIDPVGIMDKVKALVG; encoded by the coding sequence ATGACCATTATCGCCGACAACTTCGCTATTGATATCAATAGCTACAAACCCCTCGCCCTCGACCCCAGCCAATCCACCCTCACCGACGAACAACGGGAAGCCCTCAAATACAACATCCAACTCTGTCGCGACACCCTCATCTTCTTCACCGCTACCGGTGCAGCCAAAGGTGTCGGCGGACACACCGGTGGCCCCTACGACACCGTACCCGAAGTCATGATCCTCGATGCCTTCTTCCGGGGAGCGCCCGATAAATTTGTCCCCATCTTCTTCGACGAAGCCGGACACCGGGTCGGAACTCAATACCTCATGTCCGTCCTCAACGGCGACATGCCCGCCGAAAAGCTTCTCCACTATCGCGAAGCCCATCATCATCTCCCCGGACACCCCGAACTCGGCCTAACCCCCGGTGTTAAATTCAGTTCCGGGCGCTTAGGTCATATGTGGCCCTACGTCAACGGCGTTGCCCTCGCCAACCCTGGCAAAACTGTCTTCTGTCTCGGTTCCGACGGTTCCCAGCAAGAAGGAAACGACGCAGAAGCCGCCCGGTTAGCCGTCGCCCAATACATCAACGTCAAACTGATCATCGATGATAACGATGTCACCATTGCCGGAAATCCTTCCAAGTATTTACCCGGCTTTAGCGTCGCCCAAACCCTGGCCGGCCATGGCGTGAAAATTCTCGAAGGCAACGGAGAAGACATTGATGACCTCTATAGTCGTCTCTGCGAAGCGGTTAACACCCCCGGCCCCGTTGCAGTAATTAACAAGCGCCCCATGTGTCCCGGTATTGAAGGACTCGAAGGCTCAAATCACGGTCATGATGTCATTTCCTTGAAATTGGCCCTCGAATACTTAGAGAAACGGGGTCATACTGCGGCGGTAGAATATCTCAAATCCATTGAAAAACCCTCACAAAGCTATACCTTCCTCGGCTCCAGCGACAAACTTGGCTCGAACCGTAATGTCTTTGGTGAAGCTGTCGTTTCCATTCTCGGTCGCATGAGCGAAGACGAGCGCAAACAAAACGTTCTCTGCGTGGATAATGACTTAGAAGGCTCCTGTGGCTTAAACAAAATCCATGCCGCTCACCCTGAAATCTTCGTCAGTGGCGGCATCATGGAGCGCGGTAACCTCTCGGCTGCGGCTGGCTTTGGCATGGAGAAAGGCAAACAGGGAATTTTTGCCACCTTCAGCGCTTTTCTGGAGATGTGCATCTCAGAAATTACCATGGCTCGCCTCAACTATTCCAATTTGCTCTGTCATTTCTCCCATGCGGGAATTGATGACATGGCGGACAATACCTGTCACTTCGGCATCAATAATCTATTTGCTGATAATGGCTTAGATGATGGCTATGAAACCAGGGTTTATTTCCCCGCCGATGCCAATCAAATGAAGGCTTGCGTGGAAACCGTTTTCCCTCAACCGGGACTGCGGTTTATTTTCTCGACTCGCTCTAAGGTTCCCTTCTTACTCGGCAGCGACGGTAAAGAACTCTATGGCGAAGGCTATACCTTTACCCCTGGCAAAGATGAAGTAGTTCGCGAAGGCACAGCCGGTTATATTGTCAGCTTTGGGGATGGTCTCTATCGCGCTCTGGATGCAGTTGAGCGGTTGAAGCAAGAGGGGATTGATGTGGGTTTAATCAATAAATCGACCCTCAATGTGATTGATGAGGAGATGATGACCAAAGTAGGAAATTCTCCCTTTGTCTTGGTGGTTGAATCCTTTAACCGCAAAACGGGTTTAGGTAGTCGCTTCGGTTCCTGGTTACTGGAGCGGGGGTTAACACCGAAGTTTGCTCATTTGGGTGTGCATAAGGAAGGATGCGGTGGACTGTGGGAACAGTTCCCCTATCAAGGCATTGACCCGGTTGGCATTATGGATAAGGTGAAGGCGTTAGTGGGTTAA
- the cofG gene encoding 7,8-didemethyl-8-hydroxy-5-deazariboflavin synthase subunit CofG translates to MLRTVTYSPAYTLVPTYECFNECTYCNFRVAPGQDSGLDRAEAQGILASLSGWGISEILILSGEVHPASPRRRSWFKRIAALGELALSYGFLPHTNVGPLSFEEMAGLKEVNVSMGLMVEQVSGKLLETVHAHAPSKEPGLRLEQLRWAGELKIPFTTGILVGIGETEADRIQSLEAIAQIHQTYHHIQEVILQPYSPGSQQTNSLPRFDLTQLPHLVTLARRTLPPDITLQIPPNLICYPEILLSCLEAGASDLGGLGPKDEVNPDYPHPSAEHLQQFLKPYGWYLRSRLPLYPQFDSWLSPRLRTILEPWREKNAVRV, encoded by the coding sequence ATGTTAAGAACTGTAACTTATAGTCCGGCTTACACTCTGGTTCCGACCTATGAGTGCTTTAATGAGTGTACCTACTGCAACTTCCGAGTGGCTCCGGGTCAAGACTCAGGGTTAGACCGAGCAGAAGCTCAAGGTATTTTGGCCTCTTTATCTGGATGGGGGATTAGTGAGATTTTAATCCTTAGCGGGGAAGTCCATCCAGCTAGTCCTCGCCGTAGAAGTTGGTTTAAGCGGATTGCTGCATTAGGGGAGTTGGCGCTCTCCTATGGTTTTTTGCCCCATACTAATGTGGGGCCATTGAGCTTTGAGGAGATGGCAGGCTTAAAAGAAGTTAATGTTTCCATGGGCTTAATGGTGGAGCAGGTTTCTGGGAAACTGTTGGAAACCGTCCATGCTCACGCACCGAGTAAGGAACCGGGATTAAGATTAGAACAGTTAAGATGGGCTGGAGAGCTGAAAATTCCGTTTACGACGGGGATTTTAGTCGGAATTGGGGAAACGGAAGCTGACAGAATACAGAGTTTAGAGGCGATCGCCCAAATTCATCAGACCTACCATCATATACAAGAAGTCATTCTGCAACCCTACAGTCCGGGAAGCCAACAAACCAACAGCTTACCCAGATTTGACTTAACTCAACTGCCTCACCTAGTCACCCTTGCGCGTCGCACTCTTCCCCCAGACATCACCCTACAAATTCCTCCCAATCTCATCTGTTACCCAGAGATTCTCTTATCCTGTTTAGAAGCAGGAGCCAGCGATCTCGGCGGACTTGGCCCCAAAGATGAAGTGAATCCTGACTATCCCCATCCCTCTGCTGAACACCTGCAACAGTTTCTCAAACCTTACGGATGGTATCTGCGATCGCGCTTACCCCTCTATCCCCAATTTGATTCCTGGTTATCCCCAAGGTTGAGAACTATCCTTGAACCGTGGCGAGAAAAAAATGCCGTTAGGGTCTAG
- the psbA gene encoding photosystem II q(b) protein — protein sequence MTTTLQQSSNASAWERFCQWVTSTENRLYVGWFGVLMIPTLLTATICYIIAFVAAPPVDIDGIREPVAGSLLYGNNIISGAVVPSSNAIGLHFYPIWEAASLDEWLYNGGPYQLVVFHFLIGVFAYMGREWELSYRLGMRPWICVAYSAPVAAATAVFLIYPIGQGSFSDGMPLGISGTFNFMIVFQAEHNILMHPFHMLGVAGVFGGSLFSAMHGSLVTSSLVRETTEVESQNYGYKFGQEEETYNIVAAHGYFGRLIFQYASFNNSRSLHFFLGAWPVVGIWFTALGVSTMAFNLNGFNFNQSIMDSQGHVINTWADVINRANLGMEVMHERNAHNFPLDLAAGEAAPVALTAPSING from the coding sequence ATGACCACAACTCTTCAACAAAGCTCCAACGCGAGCGCTTGGGAGCGGTTCTGTCAGTGGGTTACCTCAACCGAAAACCGCCTTTATGTAGGTTGGTTCGGCGTACTGATGATCCCCACCCTCTTAACCGCTACTATCTGCTACATCATCGCTTTCGTAGCAGCTCCTCCCGTAGACATCGACGGCATCCGCGAACCCGTAGCTGGTTCCTTGCTGTATGGAAACAACATCATCTCTGGTGCTGTTGTACCTTCTTCCAACGCGATCGGTCTGCACTTCTACCCCATCTGGGAAGCAGCTTCCTTAGATGAGTGGTTGTACAACGGAGGCCCCTACCAGCTCGTCGTATTCCACTTCCTGATCGGTGTATTCGCTTACATGGGTCGTGAATGGGAATTGAGCTACCGCTTAGGAATGCGTCCTTGGATTTGCGTAGCTTACAGCGCCCCTGTAGCTGCTGCAACTGCTGTATTCTTAATCTACCCCATCGGACAAGGAAGCTTCTCTGATGGAATGCCTTTAGGAATTAGCGGAACCTTCAACTTCATGATTGTATTCCAAGCAGAACACAACATCCTCATGCACCCCTTCCACATGCTGGGAGTAGCCGGTGTATTCGGAGGTTCACTGTTCTCCGCTATGCATGGTAGTTTGGTAACCTCTTCCTTAGTTCGTGAAACCACCGAAGTTGAATCTCAAAACTACGGTTACAAATTCGGACAAGAAGAAGAAACCTACAACATCGTAGCCGCTCACGGATACTTCGGACGTTTAATCTTCCAATACGCATCCTTCAACAACAGCCGTAGCCTTCACTTCTTCTTAGGAGCTTGGCCGGTAGTTGGAATCTGGTTTACAGCTTTAGGTGTAAGCACCATGGCGTTTAACCTAAATGGATTCAACTTCAACCAATCCATCATGGATTCTCAAGGTCACGTAATCAACACCTGGGCAGATGTAATCAACCGCGCCAACCTGGGTATGGAAGTAATGCACGAGCGCAACGCTCACAACTTCCCCTTAGATTTGGCTGCTGGTGAAGCTGCTCCTGTAGCTTTAACTGCTCCTTCTATCAACGGTTAA
- a CDS encoding high light inducible protein, with product MENQSNKFGFTAFAETWNGRLAMLGIIIGLATEFMTGQGILSQLGLM from the coding sequence ATGGAAAATCAAAGCAATAAATTCGGTTTCACCGCCTTTGCCGAAACTTGGAACGGTCGCCTCGCGATGTTAGGGATTATTATCGGTTTAGCAACAGAATTCATGACTGGCCAAGGTATTCTCTCTCAACTTGGCTTAATGTAA
- the mazG gene encoding nucleoside triphosphate pyrophosphohydrolase → MSYSQQSIASSLEAMQRLIEVIAQLRSPTGGCPWDLAQTPQSLIPHVIEEAYETVDAIRGGDQTAIAEELGDLLMQVVLQAQIAQENGDFSLKEVADGISDKLIRRHPHVFADVNVESVEDVKQNWEEIKAAEKGEAPNLLSQLERYAATLPPLTGGMKISQKAATAGFEWDDIEGIWDKFEEEVTEFKQAVEHEDRAAQQGELGDVLFTLINLARWLDLDPSEALHDTHRKFLKRLKLVASMSDRPLSEYTLEELEQLWQQAKKRIKEIG, encoded by the coding sequence ATGAGCTATTCTCAACAATCGATCGCCTCTAGCTTGGAAGCCATGCAACGGTTAATTGAAGTGATTGCCCAGTTGCGATCGCCCACGGGAGGTTGTCCTTGGGACTTGGCGCAAACGCCCCAATCCCTGATTCCCCATGTAATTGAAGAAGCCTATGAAACGGTGGATGCTATCCGGGGAGGGGATCAAACGGCGATCGCTGAAGAATTGGGTGATTTACTCATGCAAGTTGTTTTACAAGCCCAAATTGCTCAAGAAAATGGAGACTTTAGCCTCAAAGAAGTCGCCGATGGTATTAGTGACAAACTCATTCGTCGCCATCCCCATGTATTTGCTGATGTGAATGTGGAAAGTGTCGAGGACGTTAAACAAAACTGGGAAGAGATCAAAGCGGCTGAAAAAGGAGAAGCGCCCAACCTCTTGAGTCAACTCGAACGATATGCAGCTACCTTGCCCCCCCTCACAGGAGGGATGAAAATTTCTCAAAAAGCTGCCACGGCTGGCTTTGAATGGGATGATATTGAAGGCATCTGGGACAAATTTGAGGAAGAAGTCACTGAATTTAAACAGGCTGTCGAGCATGAAGATCGAGCGGCTCAACAAGGAGAACTGGGAGATGTCTTATTTACCCTGATTAATCTGGCTCGTTGGCTCGACTTAGACCCCTCGGAAGCCTTACACGATACCCATCGTAAGTTCCTCAAGCGCTTAAAATTGGTGGCTTCTATGAGCGATCGCCCCCTATCCGAATATACCCTCGAAGAACTGGAGCAACTTTGGCAACAAGCCAAAAAGCGCATCAAGGAAATCGGTTAA
- a CDS encoding metal-binding protein — translation MPSGATHDRITLWTLPLVTGVTLALTRSSELTLWIAGGFLFGGLMLSPDLDLRSRPFQRWGWFRWLWIPYQKSLHHRSFLSHGLIIGTVVRVIYLLLWIGALGFLLAAIAVQFSAVAWGWTDLGQWLWTIVKEHRWSGLALFVGLELGSISHILSDRIGSTYKRCRKYGWSGLWQKRPTRKRSPRRRSTARKPTRRKRK, via the coding sequence ATGCCTTCTGGCGCTACCCACGATCGCATTACGCTTTGGACGCTCCCCTTGGTGACTGGAGTGACGTTAGCGCTCACCCGCAGCAGTGAGTTAACTCTATGGATAGCTGGGGGGTTTCTGTTTGGTGGATTGATGCTCAGTCCAGATCTAGATTTGCGATCGCGTCCGTTTCAGCGTTGGGGATGGTTTCGTTGGCTGTGGATACCTTATCAAAAGAGCTTGCATCATCGCTCGTTTCTCTCCCATGGGTTGATTATTGGAACGGTGGTGCGGGTGATTTATTTGCTCCTTTGGATTGGGGCTTTAGGCTTTCTGTTGGCGGCGATCGCAGTTCAATTTTCGGCGGTGGCGTGGGGTTGGACGGATTTGGGACAATGGCTCTGGACGATCGTTAAAGAGCATCGCTGGTCTGGATTAGCCCTATTTGTGGGTTTAGAATTAGGATCGATCAGTCATATTTTAAGCGATCGCATTGGTTCGACTTACAAACGCTGTCGAAAATATGGATGGTCAGGGTTATGGCAAAAACGCCCCACCCGTAAACGTTCCCCCCGTCGTCGCTCTACTGCTCGCAAACCGACTAGGAGAAAGCGGAAATAG
- a CDS encoding ABC transporter ATP-binding protein, which yields MGEPLIELRGICQTFGQSKILDNLDLTIYTGEALGIIGPSGTGKSTILRIIAGLHQPDEGEIYVAGQKREGLVGDIEDPIAIGMVFQQAALFDSLTVAENIGFRLYQEGKIPPAQIREMVEKKLELVGLSGISDRFPAQLSGGMRKRVSFARAIMENPQDPQDHPEVLLYDEPTAGLDPIASTVVEDLIRSIKDKQGGCSTYVMVTHQDSTIRRTTDRIVFMHQGKVQWDGKIAEIDRTDNPYMRQFTAGSLEGPIPVIS from the coding sequence ATGGGTGAACCCTTAATTGAACTGCGCGGCATTTGCCAAACCTTTGGTCAAAGCAAGATTTTAGATAACCTTGACCTGACGATATATACCGGAGAAGCATTAGGGATTATTGGGCCCTCCGGTACAGGAAAATCCACCATCCTCAGAATTATTGCCGGTTTACATCAGCCCGATGAAGGCGAAATTTATGTAGCCGGACAAAAGCGGGAAGGGTTAGTCGGAGACATCGAAGACCCGATCGCCATTGGTATGGTCTTTCAGCAGGCCGCCTTATTTGACTCCTTAACTGTCGCGGAAAATATTGGCTTTCGACTCTATCAAGAAGGAAAAATTCCCCCGGCACAAATTCGGGAAATGGTAGAAAAAAAACTGGAATTAGTCGGATTATCAGGAATTAGCGATCGCTTCCCCGCCCAACTTTCCGGAGGAATGCGAAAACGAGTCAGTTTTGCGCGGGCAATTATGGAAAATCCCCAAGATCCCCAAGACCATCCCGAAGTTCTCCTCTACGATGAACCCACTGCTGGACTCGATCCCATCGCCTCCACCGTCGTCGAAGACCTGATTCGCTCTATCAAAGACAAACAAGGAGGCTGTAGTACCTACGTGATGGTCACCCACCAAGATAGCACCATTCGCCGCACCACCGATCGCATCGTCTTTATGCACCAAGGCAAAGTTCAATGGGATGGCAAAATTGCAGAAATCGATCGCACAGATAATCCCTACATGCGACAATTTACAGCCGGGAGCTTAGAGGGCCCCATACCCGTCATCAGTTAA
- a CDS encoding MlaD family protein has protein sequence MRQRTIREGTVGLLILVGVGLFGTLILWLRGATLGKQTYSVIVEFETIEGMQIGAEVRYRGVEVGSVAAINPSSNGVEVTLNIHQPNLVMPKNAIVEANQSGLVGSTSIDIIPLSPVPADTTSAISPSCDRTVAICDGNRLPGQIGVSYLELLRKSLEMAELFGSEEFYNNLISTLEEATSAAEQFTILSSELSELTTLAKGEISNISNATQSVGAAADQIRQSTLQATSQFTESSAQLTQQVENTSAELRIALQNMNDLIAQNRTNITSTLANLERTSEEMKTAVSTLTPMISQVEQGELISNLENLSANAAQASANLKDLSDEINNPTTLLMLQQTLDSARSTFQNAQKLTSDMDDLIGDPQFRQNIRNLVNGLGQLVSSTERLEEQAQIAQVLEPIKTQIESPERLEQLPPLERVEAPELSDWRVSQDMDSNIKIDFKIESKPLFEVNPNFPSADFPSSTPTIDFNP, from the coding sequence ATGCGTCAACGGACAATTCGAGAAGGGACAGTCGGCTTACTCATATTAGTCGGGGTCGGCCTCTTTGGCACTTTGATCCTCTGGTTGCGGGGAGCAACCTTGGGAAAACAAACCTATTCCGTAATTGTTGAATTTGAAACCATTGAAGGGATGCAAATTGGGGCTGAAGTTCGATATCGAGGCGTGGAAGTCGGTTCTGTTGCCGCTATTAACCCAAGCTCCAATGGGGTTGAAGTCACTCTCAACATTCATCAACCCAATTTAGTCATGCCCAAAAATGCGATCGTCGAAGCCAATCAATCCGGTTTAGTCGGTTCCACCTCCATTGATATTATCCCCTTATCGCCCGTACCTGCCGATACCACCTCAGCGATCAGTCCATCCTGCGATCGCACTGTCGCTATCTGTGACGGAAACCGACTACCCGGCCAAATTGGCGTTAGCTATCTTGAACTCCTACGCAAGAGTTTAGAAATGGCAGAACTCTTTGGTTCTGAAGAATTTTATAACAATCTCATCTCCACCCTAGAAGAAGCCACCAGCGCTGCCGAACAATTCACCATTCTCAGTAGCGAACTCTCCGAACTCACAACCCTAGCCAAGGGAGAAATCAGTAATATTTCTAATGCTACCCAATCTGTAGGTGCAGCCGCCGATCAAATCCGCCAATCTACCCTGCAAGCCACCAGCCAATTTACCGAAAGTAGTGCCCAACTCACCCAACAAGTGGAAAATACCAGCGCCGAACTGAGAATCGCACTACAAAATATGAATGATTTAATTGCCCAAAATCGTACCAATATTACCAGCACCTTGGCGAACTTAGAACGGACTTCTGAGGAGATGAAAACCGCCGTATCCACCTTAACCCCCATGATTAGCCAAGTGGAGCAAGGAGAGTTAATCAGTAACTTAGAAAACCTATCGGCTAATGCGGCCCAAGCTTCAGCGAACTTAAAAGATTTATCCGATGAAATTAATAATCCCACCACCTTATTAATGCTCCAACAAACCTTAGATTCGGCTCGCTCCACGTTTCAAAATGCCCAGAAACTCACCTCAGATATGGACGATCTGATCGGCGATCCCCAATTTCGTCAAAATATCCGGAATTTGGTCAATGGTCTAGGTCAATTGGTATCCTCTACAGAACGCCTAGAGGAACAAGCCCAAATTGCCCAAGTTTTAGAGCCGATCAAAACCCAAATCGAATCACCAGAGCGTCTAGAACAGTTGCCCCCATTGGAGAGAGTAGAGGCTCCTGAGTTAAGCGACTGGAGAGTATCTCAGGATATGGATTCTAATATAAAAATTGACTTTAAGATAGAGTCTAAACCCCTCTTTGAAGTCAATCCTAATTTCCCCTCTGCTGATTTTCCCTCTTCCACACCAACGATTGATTTTAATCCCTAG